TGTTGGGGTGAAGGCTACAGTACTCATTATCTCTTTCTGCTTCCTTCAATCTCTTCActcctttcttctctctctgtgaGTGCCTGAGAGACACAACTGAGCGAGTTCAGTATTTTTGGCAATTGGGCTTTTCTTGGGCCTAACACAACTTGGGCTTTTCACACATCCCGACAAGATGTCTGCGCGCCAACTACGTCCTACGTTTCAACTTTCAACCACCTGCGTGCTGACGTCCCATGAATCTATGTCGGAATCATGTCCCCTCACTCCATATTCCATTCTCTGATCTTGCCACATTCAAATGTGTTTCACGCTCATATGCATCAACATCTCATCTACCCTTCAATTGCTTCATACTTCCTACCTACCGTATTAGTATTGGAAAGTTATCAGGTGTACCTAAGAACATCGGTGttccagttgttttaaccgttgattttaattaatatatatatatattttttataatttagatcaacggttaaaataACTGGAACACCGATGTTCTCGGTACACCTAATAACCTTCTATTAGTATTTTCGTTTGTCATGCCACTATTTCACATACCATATCAGCACTTAATAAcataaactaataataaaaactaaaataattaatttttaaattttattttactgccattaaaataaataagatattCAGGTCCAGTTTGGATAAATAACttaattaagttttttaaaaaaatagtttaaacaataaatatttatattaaaagtaatttataaataaattattttgtatttgattttttagttctaaaagtacttattttaagaaaaaagtgATAAAAAGCTTTTTATTATGggagaagtcatttttttaaaCTTCTCCTTAAGcattaaaatagttttttagaaagttgcaattttattttaaaaattgtatcATACATTAATATTACACCTTTTCAtaagttaaaagttaaaaaaagtCACTTATAAACCTATCCAAACCAACCATAAATATGTTTACTATTTGTTTTTTACTGAAAATTTACTTGGTAAGTATGGTAagcattattatttgaatttggCCCTCTATTCTTTTCCGGTATTTTAAAGTAACATTTTTTAAGTTGAACAGATGCaatatttagaaagaaaaagcacaagaaGTGATTAATATATTTCTTAACATTATCCATGTACTAATAAAAGATTCAGCAGCTACTGCGATACCTGCTTCTTTCGCAGAAACTTTTTGTTGGGAAATTACTCGAAATGTTGAGGAATTTCTCAAAATGCTGTCAAGATATTAATATCTTTCATTTCATATTCTGTAAAGAGAAGAGCTCCATTCATTATCTTAACCGATACATCGATCCAATAGGATAAGTTATTATCTTACTAGGTTGTTAGGTGGATTGATTTCTTTGTTTGCTTGCTACACTTGAATGTTGAGctctcttatttttaatatatatatatattgttaaaaAACGAtagaagagataaaaaaaacatatataaaagTTATTTATAAGTGATAAATAAATCATATCagaaaataatcaaaataataatgcttctaatatataaatataatagaaACTAAAAATTTTTGCAAGCCTTCTTATAATTAACCACCTACTTGTAATTGTTGTGGCCTTTCATGTCTCTATTGGGCAAACAGTTTTTCTAAAAGCACTAAAGCCAATCGCATCATAATGCAGCCAAATTATGTATACATGCACCTCATTATTCCTCCCATAGTTCCATATCTTCCATCTTCCATTGATAGGGTTGATCATTCTCCCCTAAGGTATGGTGTCAACATGATTAAAGAGAAGACTTCAATCTATGCGTATTCTCCGCCGCATACTTGTTACTTTACTAGTTGAGCCATTTTATCTTCGATATgcattttattataaatatgaaCTTAATTTTGAAGCATTACAATTTTAGCTAGCTTTCCATCTTATATAACTGTACTTGGTTATCACTAACATCAATTATCGATCTAAAATCTAATCCCCACTTAGCACAAGTTAAGTGACCAAATTGgaagttgacttttttttttttaataacctCTGAATGGTACTACTGTATAATGCACTTGAGTGTAGTATGAGAATGTTGAAGAATGGTTGTGCATTGCTGTGAACTTGCACCGAGAGTCAAGAGACAAAGAAACCGAAAGGAGCAGACAAACAACAACATCGGATAAGCTAATAAGGTTCATTGTCTTCATGTTTTTGTCCACTTCATTCCCCAATGGAACTGTACACATGgaaatcttttattttcttcattttccaccTCACAACCCAACAACCCAAATTCACCCTTGTCATGTGCATACCaaataagaaataaagaaaatatgTACATAAAATGCCATCcctttattttttggtttttcacGGACATCCCAATCTAACCGGCCAAAGATGAATCCGTTGCAAATTATAGCTCTATTTAAAAGCTTATCGTTGACCAATGAGTTATTATATGTGGTGAAATTCAAACTCTAACACTTATTTAAACGAATTAGTGAATTAATGCCAGACCAACCCAAATTAGTTTAGTGTTCCTTTATTGTAAAGGAGAATTTCCATTCCCACCTAGTGACTATGAATCCGAAAAATGAAGTCAATGAAATCTCTACAATGTTCATACGTAATCAATCAAAAGTTTaaatttctgtaataaacacaAAAACAGATCATCTCAACTACTGCTAAGTTCTTTATTTCTTTAGCCATCTATTTGACACTATAGATATCTATATCTTTTCATTCCCTCTAAATGTTCTTAAACTACTCTTAATTCATTGGTTCGATAATATTCTACCCACATAATAATCTTTGCAGATTTATTAATATATGATATCATCTATAGAAAAGTAAAAAGATAAGGATAAGAatataagagaggattaaggtTGGAATAAATGGAGTGTGACACAAGGCAGAAAAAAATTGCTGATAAAGTTGTACATGTGTGTATaactgtatatatatataagccaCTTGTTTTTAAATAGACCAAACTAGCAATACCGTTTCCTATGCACAATGTGAACCCAAAATTCCGTTGGATTAATTAAAAtgtaaaaagaaagaaagggagaatAAGAATCacatcaaaactcaaaatagaaaaacaaaggCTCACAGCATTGGCAAGAGGAACACACTTAATTATTTTACTCCTTTTGCCTTTTTTTCACATCTTAAAAAGGAATAGTCCCACTTGATTACTGCTTTGTCTAATATAACTTGTTAGCCACATCAGCATAGAAAATAGACCaatgtataaaatataaatgaaaCCAAGAAGTTTTTAAATGGTCCAATAATGAGAAAATTAACTTTTATTCTGCCCCTGGATGGCTGGGTCGCTCtgcttttctttgtttttttttttccatgtCACAAtgttgaaaaagcaaaagcttttGTTCTTGTGTCTTTGATTTCTTCACTAATAAATGTAAAGAGCAAAATGCTTAACCTACAATTTTGTAATGTGATTGTATATAGtttagtttttttcttttctttgtttctaAAAAGAAAGCAGATATTACAAATATTAACCATGGACCATTATTCATGCAAGATTAATATAGAAAGAGCccaaaagaaaactaaaagGTCTTGCATAGTTAAGAAAGAAAAATGTCACAAATATTCTCATTCTCAATCCCAAACTTGTAGCTCTGCATTTTTCCTCCATTCAACCTCAAATGttataaaatccaatgcaaatACCCATGATAGTATGATATCTTTTACAAAAATTTCACAAGGAGTAGGGtcagattttatttatttttattttagtatttttttttaattaaaaaaaaagttgattGTGGAGTGGTAAGAATATGGCAGAAAGGACAAAGTTGAAAGCATAATAAAACTGACGTCAAAGCAagctttaatttttaacttttcttTGTGCTTTCTTGGTCATACACTCATATCTACGCAAGACAATTCCACTAATTACCGCGTATTTTGCTTCAGCATCCACTCCATAGTCCCTACTAGTTGGTCCCAGCAATGGCAGTTTAAAAAATGGAGCCAGATTGCTTTTAACAATCTACATGTGAATTTTGAAGTGAGAATATAAAAGAGACTCTCTGAAAGTTTTTTAGGAGACTTGGACCCTCACCCTCTTTGATGacacaatcacatgaattaaAGTGTTCAATCCGACACAATATGATGTGGATTTAACTTGATGTTCAGGGTCTTGGTCGCATCATCCATCCATTTAGGTACCCTATTCCTGTTTTTTTACATGTTCACACAAAATTGAAAATTCTTTGCTTTCTCAGCAAAATTAAGTGATATGATATGTCATATGTGTTCAACCAAAATTGTCCTGCAAAGTTTGTGCTGAGATTTGGGAATTGAAATGTAGTCAACAGTCACCAATAATTTGAACCGCCAAAAATAAACTAAGAAAACATGTTATGAGTTTATATTAAATGTGAGAAACTATATGAATATATGgacttatatatatatgaacaGAACTAGAAAACTAAAACTTTATAGGTGTGAACGGGGCTGATGAAGTGGTTGGTGGGGCCATTTGCTTTGGAATTTTGGGTGCACTTGAGACAAGCAATCTCAATTCTCAAACTTTCGGTGTGTTGTGTGCAATAATCTTTAACTGTTAATTCCTTCTCCCAACTGTTATATATAGCACACCATCTCTGGCTTCTTTTACTCTACTCTACTCTACTCTCTACTCTCCACTCTCCACTCTCCACTCTCTTCCTTATTTCTATCAATTTTTTTCTGTTTCCAACTCAATTTCACATTCTCCATACAAAGTAACTACATTACTATTTAATTTGGTTCATCTTAACTTCTGGGGCTTTCAAAAGCTTCCAACTTTTTTGGAAAATCTTTCCTACTCAAATTTTGGACTAGTGCCCATTTTTCTTTTGTGAAAGTTGGTATTTGGGTTACACTGATTTGAACATCTGGTTACTTACACCTCAGTTTGGTTCATTTTTTCTTAACGGGGATTAATATCAAAGGGGTGTTGGTGGGGGAAGGGTGTGATAGCTTCATAAGAGACCTCAAATTTCTTTTTAAGACCATGATTCTGGCACACAACGGGTGCCTTCTGTTGAATTCTCGCCTTATTCTTCACAAAGAATATATCATAGACAAAAGTTTCTACTTTTGGATCTTTCAGATTTTTAATAGCTATAGTCTTGGTACCTAACAGGAAAATTCTATATCCTTCACCAACATTCTTGAAAATACTATCTTTTTTGTTGTGTTAAATTGAGACCggaagagactagaaaactgcATATACCTTTGGTTCCTTGTTTCTCAATTATACACTTTCCATTCTGTAAGTGAGAATGGGAGGGGCATCACTGCCTCCGGGTTTTCGTTTCCACCCTACTGATGAAGAACTGATAGGATACTACCTGAAAAGAAAAGTTGAGGAGCTTGAAATTGAACTTGAAGTTATCCCTGTGATTGATTTGTACAAGTTTGATCCTTGGGAGTTGCCGGGTAATCTTAAATTTCACATCTTAATCATTTACTTAAACACAAGAAAGATTTTCATCTATGCTAGTGTGAACATACACTTTATGGATGCTATAAAAATACTAGAAAGCAGTGTTTTGTATGTTTACTTTACTTCAGTGGTTAATAATTATTGCTGAAGCACTAACTTTTCAGCTTTACTTTAGTGTTAAAAATCAAtggaatcaaaagaaaaaacaatGATTTCGTTTCTAAGAGGCCTAATTTGAATTGCAGAGAAGTCATTCTTACCAAAAAGAGACTTGGAATGGTTCTTCTTTTGTCCAAGGGATCGAAAGTATCCGAATGGATCAAGAACAAACAGAGCTACCAAAGCAGGATACTGGAAAGCCACTGGAAAAGACAAAAAGGTTGTGTGCCAATCTagtccatcaacatcaatcatgAAAGCCACCGGATATCGCAAGACCCTTGTTTTCTATCGCGGAAGAGCCCCTTTAGGCGACCGAACGGATTGGGTTATGCACGAATATCGCCTCTGTGATGATCTTGGCCAAGACTCACCAAGTTTTCAGGTAAATATTTGGTTCTAGTCTTTCATATGTTAATGCTTTGCTTTGGATTGGATTGGCCTTAAAGATTTAGTTCCTTTTGTAGGGAGCTTATGCTTTGTGCCGGGTTATTAAGAAGAATGACAAGGCCAGTGATTACAAGGGTAAAAGAGGTGTCAGCAGTTCCAAGAATGAGAATGAGAATGAGAATGAGAGCTCAATGAGATTGTCATCCTCTAAGGAGCACTTGAGCATCTCTGCTGATATTTCTTCTCAAGCAAGTCAGCTATGCAGCGAGAGTCGTTATTCGAGCCCTATAGC
The genomic region above belongs to Arachis stenosperma cultivar V10309 chromosome 5, arast.V10309.gnm1.PFL2, whole genome shotgun sequence and contains:
- the LOC130981876 gene encoding NAC domain-containing protein 71-like; this translates as MGGASLPPGFRFHPTDEELIGYYLKRKVEELEIELEVIPVIDLYKFDPWELPEKSFLPKRDLEWFFFCPRDRKYPNGSRTNRATKAGYWKATGKDKKVVCQSSPSTSIMKATGYRKTLVFYRGRAPLGDRTDWVMHEYRLCDDLGQDSPSFQGAYALCRVIKKNDKASDYKGKRGVSSSKNENENENESSMRLSSSKEHLSISADISSQASQLCSESRYSSPIASPCAYNVAATAVFEPPSVDTNPSTFLVSPDMILDSSKDFAQTQDVISGFFPHHGLPSTMTPWQSLEHTEISSSSSYSNFNGEIEFSDELGLIGRMSRYSGQVDMLDFYGNEEVLYEYEGYDQINSIRDPRQF